GGGATGAAGTAGTCATTTCTGCAATGGAGCACCATGCCAACCTTATTCCTTGGCAACGGCTTTGTAAGGAGCGCAAAGCCATTTTAAGTGTGATACCTATAGATGATACAGGGCAATTGGATCTCTCCCACTTTTCCTTTACGAGCCGTACTAAGCTTGTTGCCTTAAGTTATGTCTCTAATACGTTGGGTACCATTAATCCTATTCAAACCATTATAGACCAAGCCCATGAAAAAGGTGCCATAGTGGTCATCGATGGGGCACAAGCAGTAGCCCATATGCCGATTAACGTCACCGATTTAGACTGTGACTTTTTTGTCTTTTCAGCCCATAAAATGTATGGACTTACTGGGTTGGGTATTTTATATGGTAAAAAAAAATGGTTAGAAGCCATGCCGCCCTATCAAACCGGGGGGGGTATGGTTAAGCAGGTTACTTTAACCGATACCATCTATCATGATCCGCCCTATAAATTTGAAGCAGGCACCCCACCATTGGCTGCTATTGTCTCTTTTTTAGAAGCGCTCAATTTTATCGGTAAGGTGGGCTATGCCCACCTAGCTGCCCATGAAGCAAGCTTGTTGGCCTATGCCTTAGCTGGCTTGGCCCGTATGCCAGCGGTACAGTTGGTGGGTACCGCTACCCATAAGGTAGCTATTATTGCTTTTAATGTTACCAATATGCATCACTTAGATGTAGGTCTATGGTTAGACGCCAAAGGGATTGCTGTGCGTACAGGTCATTGTTGTACCCAGCCCCTTATGGATAGATTGGGCATAGAGGGTGTGGTGCGTGTTTCTTTTGCGGTTTACAATACCATGGAAGAAGTAGATCTGTTTTTAGAGGCATTACAAGAGATTATTCATAAAGGAAATCGTTGATATGGTAGAAATAGCATGTAAAACGGTTGATCAACACCAAGACGAAATCATAGATGCCTTTGCCACCTTAACGGGTGATAGAGTCGCTATGTTGGATTATCTTATTGATTTAGGCTATACCTTAGCCCCTATGGATCCTGTCTATAAGATAGATGATTACTTGGTGCAAGGCTGTCTTTCTAAAGTATGGGTAGTGGATCAACTGGTACGGGACCAACTGTTTTTCCAAGCGGATAGCAATACAGCTATTACAAAAGGGCTGATTAGTTTGTTGTTGAAGGTACTTTCTGGCCAATCTGTGCAGGCTATTGTAGCAGCGGAGCTCTACTTTATAGAAGCGATTGGTATCCGTTCGTTGATCGGGTTTCAGCGTGCCAGTGGTTTGGCGCATATGATTAAAACCCTGAAACTAAGAAGTTTATCTAAATTTAGTATATAAGTAGCGTGCGTAACGTATGGTATCGCTTTGCCCATGATCCGTATCGTTGCCGAAGTCTAATCTGTGATGCCTGATCTTAGGCCAGTTTAAGTAGTATGAAAACCTATATGAACAATTCGGAACCAGCTCATCTACCGGATGCGCTTGCAGCAAATGCAAAGTATCCCCCACATGCCTTAGATCTAGAAGAGAGTGTTTTGGGTGCATTGATGCTAGAGAAAGAAGCCTTAGTAAGTGTCATTGACCTCTTACAGCCTGAAAGCTTTTATAAAGAGTCCCATCAGGAAATCTATCGCGCCATTGTACGACTGTTTAATGATTCCGAGCCCATAGATATGCTTACGGTAGTCAATCAATTGCGTAAAGATGGTAAATTGGCTACGGTAGGCGGAAGCTATTATGTTAGCTATCTAACGACGCGTATTAGCTCTTCGGCTAATATTGAGTTTCACGCCAGG
The nucleotide sequence above comes from Cardinium endosymbiont of Sogatella furcifera. Encoded proteins:
- a CDS encoding SufE family protein, giving the protein MVEIACKTVDQHQDEIIDAFATLTGDRVAMLDYLIDLGYTLAPMDPVYKIDDYLVQGCLSKVWVVDQLVRDQLFFQADSNTAITKGLISLLLKVLSGQSVQAIVAAELYFIEAIGIRSLIGFQRASGLAHMIKTLKLRSLSKFSI
- a CDS encoding aminotransferase class V-fold PLP-dependent enzyme, which translates into the protein MFATRPLDVGQIRALFPILNQQVYNKPLVYLDNAATVHKPLAVIDRATHFYQQDNANIHRGVHALSARSTTALEQTRLAVQKFIGAPEVENIVFTSGTTAGINLIAATYGAMVVEEGDEVVISAMEHHANLIPWQRLCKERKAILSVIPIDDTGQLDLSHFSFTSRTKLVALSYVSNTLGTINPIQTIIDQAHEKGAIVVIDGAQAVAHMPINVTDLDCDFFVFSAHKMYGLTGLGILYGKKKWLEAMPPYQTGGGMVKQVTLTDTIYHDPPYKFEAGTPPLAAIVSFLEALNFIGKVGYAHLAAHEASLLAYALAGLARMPAVQLVGTATHKVAIIAFNVTNMHHLDVGLWLDAKGIAVRTGHCCTQPLMDRLGIEGVVRVSFAVYNTMEEVDLFLEALQEIIHKGNR